The nucleotide sequence TTCCTCCAGGGATCGTCCTGCTTTCGTTACAATTGTTTATGAAAGCTAACCTTTTGATTCCATGAATCCGCGATCGCCAGAACAAACCACTCCCGCTCCTTCCGCTGCTTCTTCCCTCCCCACCTGGCAGATCAAACTCCTGTATGACGGGGAATGCCCCCTCTGTATGCGAGAGGTCAACTTTTTGAGGAAGCGCGACGCAGGCAGAGGATTCGTTGAATTTGTAGACATTGCTCAGGATGACTACAACCCCGAAAGCAACGGTGGGGTTGATTTTGAAACGGCAATGGGGCGCATTCATGCAGTGCTGCCCGATGGCACGGTGGTTAAAAACGTGGAAGTGTTTCGGCGCGTGTACGAAATCCTGGGCATGGGCTGGATCTATGCCGTGACCAGGGTGCCGGTCATTGGTGGGATGGCCGACTGGTTATATGGAATTTGGGCAGACTGGCGCTTACGCCTGACCGGACGCCCCGACCTGGCAACGATCGCCGCCGCCCGTCAGCAGCGGCTCGAATGCACCACTGAGTACACCTCTGAGGACAACCCTGAAGAGCGCTGTCGTCTCTTGAAACAGGATGGGGCGAGGAGATGACCGTTGGGGTTTGGGTATTAGGCGATCAGCTATGGACAGGACAGTCCGCCTTGCAGAGCTGTGCAGGTGAACCGGCAAACACGCCTGTGATTCTGATTGAATCGCTGAGCCACGGGCAGGCGATGCCCTATCACCTGCAAAAGCTGGTGCTTGTCTGGTCTGCCATGCGTCACTTTGCTGAGGAACTGCGGCAGGCAAACTGGCAGGTCAGCTACTACCCTGCGGCTGAAACCTTTCAGGCCCCTCTGACAGAGTGGGTTACGCAGCAGGGGATTACTGAATTGCGGGTGATGGCTCCCAGCGATCGCCCCTTTGCCCAATTGATTCAAGCCCTGGATCTGCCCTGCCAGGTCAGGTTGCTTCCCAACAATTGCTTCCTCTGGAGTAGGGAAGACTTCAGGGCGTGGGCAGTTTCCCATAAGCGCCTGCTGATGGAAGACTTTTACCGGGAAAGCCGTCGCCGGTTTCAGGTCTTAATGGATGGGAACCAGCCCCTTGGTGGGCGCTGGAATTTTGATCAGGAAAACCGCAAACCGCCTAAGGGAGGCTTAAAAACCCCGCAAGCCTTATGGTTTGAACCGGATGCCATCACGCAAGACATCATTGATTGGATTAAACGCAGCGATCGCTTCCAGCGACACCGGCAATACTGGCAAATTGAACCGTTTCGGTGGGCAGTGACCCGCCAGCAGGCCCTTCAGGTGCTTGATTTTTTCATTCACACGCGCCTGCCTGGTTTTGGTCCCTACCAGGATGCGATGGTCACAGGAGAAATGACCCTGTGGCACAGTATGATTTCTCCCTACCTTAATTTAAGCCTGTTGCATCCCTTAGAAGTGGTACAAGCTGCCGGACAAGCTTATCTGGAGAATCAGAATGACTGGAATCTGAGCAGTGTTGAGGGCTTTATTCGTCAGGTGATGGGCTGGCGAGAATATATGCATGGGGTCTACCATCTTACCGACGAAGACTATCCCCAGCGCAACTGGTTTGACCACACCCACTCCCTGCCCGAATTCTTCTGGACGGGAGAAACGGACATGAACTGCCTGTATCAGATCCTGACCCAGGTTAAACAAACGGGCTATGCCCATCACATTCAGCGTCTCATGGTGCTGAGTAACTTTGCTCTGATTGCAGGACTGTCTCCCCAGGCCATCGAGTCCTGGTTCCATGCCGCCTTCATCGATGCCTATGACTGGGTCATGCAGACGAATGTGATTGGGATGGGACTGTTTGCCGATGGGGGTGTCCTGGCATCCAAACCCTATGCCGCTTCCGCCAACTACATCAACCGCATGAGTGATTATTGTCACCAGTGTCGCTACAGTGCCCGCGATCGCACGGGTGACAACGCCTGTCCCTTCAACTTCTTCTACTGGGATTTCCTTGATCGCCACCGGGAAAAACTCAGTTCCCAGGGACGCATGGGCTTCATTCTGAAAAATTTGGATAAAATATCTCCGGCAGAACGACAGGCGATGGGCCAGCAGGCAGCAGAGTGGCATTCCAGGGCGTTGGGCGTTGAGGGTTGACCATTCAGGGTTGAGGCCGGGGAATACAGTAAGTCCTGACTTTTTCTGACTTTGCAAAACTTATCGTTAACCAGAGTTTTCCCCACAGTTTCCACAGGGTTTCCACAGGGTTTCCACAGATCAGCCCGGACTTTTCCACAGACTTTTCATCCTTTTCCACAACCCGTGACGAGGGAATCGGATTTTTCAGCTTTTTGGGCGCTTGTAGAAAACAAGCGCAGATGGCGCTTCAGGCATGGAAAATTATAAAGTTGTGTAACGGGGATCAGTCTGAAATACCCATTCTTTCGTAAGCAGATTTTTTATCCGCATCAGTTTGAAACAACCCCTATCATTGACAACATTGCCTCCTCACGAACAAAATGAAGCACTTACGCCTTAACGCGGGTGCTGTGAGCGATCAATGTGTCATCGTCCCCACGCTCCAGCACCAAAATTGGTGTGCCTGGTCTGCTGTTTGCCAGGGTGCAAATTAGCTTTATAGGTTTCATTTCATCACCTGCCCACGCAATATCTGAGGTTTTCATGAATACGACCGTCAGCATCCTGGCAGAGATTCCAGAAGAACTCCATATGGCACTCACACGCTATCTCGAAACTCACCCTGATTGGGATCAGGATCGGGTGTTTGCCGCTGCGGTGTCCCTCTTTTTGTTGCAGAATGGAGAGTGCGAACGTCAGGCTGCACGGGTTTACCTTGACTCTGTGTTTAAGCAGGCTGTCTAAGGATTTTGGATTTTAGATTTTAGAGCACAATCCAGAATCCGAAATCTAAAATCCTGAGATTCTGAAGAGGTTTTCATGGCTTATTACTGGTATAAAGCATTTCACATTGTTGGGTTTGTCACCTGGTTTGCCGGGCTGTTCTATCTGGTGCGGCTGTTTGTCTATCATGCGGAGGCAAATGACAAACCAGAGCCTGCCCGCAGTATTTTGAAAGCGCAGTATGAGCTGATGGAAAAACGCCTGTACAGCATCATCACCACACCGGGGATGTTGTTGACCATCGCAATGGCGATCGGGCTGATTTCCACCCAATCAGAGCTTCTCAAACAACCCTGGTTACACGTCAAAATTGGGCTGGTGGTATTGCTGATTGGCTATCACCACTACTGCAAGCGAATTATGAAACAGCTTGCAGCCGGAGAGTGCAAAATTACGGCACAGCAGTTCCGCTGGTTGAATGAAGCACCCACCATTTTCCTGGTTGTGATTGTAATGCTGGCAATTTTCAAGAACAATTTGCCGACCGATCTAACGAGCTATGTGGTGGTGGGTATGGTGGTTGCCTTCGCTGCCAGCATTCAGCTCTATGCCCGCAAGCGACGTTTAGATAAGGAACGGGCAGAAGCCGATGACCTGGCAAGTGCCGCTGGTTCATGACGGTTGGGATGTTGTAGCCTGTCGTGATGGAAATCTGTGAGTGCCTATGGATACGATCGCCGCGTCTGCCCCCGCCCCTGCGATTACCCAGTTTGAACTGTACCCCATCCAGACTCCCCAATCCAAGGAGTCTGCATCCAATTCTCCCTCAGTTCTTGGTTACTTTGTCAAAAGCACGGCTCCCATCAACGTCGATGAAGAGTCTTCCCTGAAGCCCCTATCTGAGGATAAAGGGACGGCTATAGAAATTCAGGCGATTGCCCGGTATCTGGTAGCAGCCAAGAACCCCGAAATCATTACCTCGATTCATGGGTATGGGACACAGCGATCGGACGCTGAAGCCCGGTATCAAAAAATCTATGATTATGCCCAGACGATTTGTTCGCCGGATACAACGGTTTTTCTGGGGTATCTCTGGCCCTCTGAAAAGCCGACTGGCGATCCATCCATTCCTGGTAATACATTCCAGGACAAACGGAAACAGGCTTTTCAAGCGTTACCCATTTTCCCTTCCAAAATCTTCAGGCTGGCGCTGTTGCTGGTTCTGGTAGCGGCTCCTCTGATGATTGTTACGGCATCCCACAATGGGCTGTTGGGGAATGGGCTATTGACCCTGGTAGTGGTCGGGTCTTCCATAGCTTTTGCAACATTGCTGAGTCTGATCCTGCTGCGACTGTCAGCTTACTTCAGGGACAATTATCGGGCCACTAATTTTGGGGTTCCTGATCTGGTCGAGTTATTCCGGCAAATCGACCAGGCTGTGATTGAGGCCGATAAAACTGGCGAATTTAATCCAGGTTGTGGTAATCCCTGCAAACGCAAAGTCAAGCTCACCTTTATTGGTCACAGTATGGGTGGGTTTGTGGTAACCAACGCCATCCGGATTCTGTCTGATGTTTTTGACCAGCTTTCGATTGAAAAAAGACCCCCTTCCAACATTGGGCGCATCTTTTGCCTGTCCCGTTTAATTCTGGTGGCTCCCGATATTCCGGTAGAAGCCATCATCCCCAGACGAGCCAATTTTCTGCGCTCCGCTCTGCGTCGGTGTGAGGAAGCCTATGTGTTCACCAATGAGGCAGATTTGGCCCTGCGTCTGGCATCCACCGCTGCCAATTACATTAGCTTTCCCAGTAAAAAACGTTCCAGCGGGTATCGGTTGGGAAATGTGACGGTTGCCCGGTTCAGTGGGGCAGGCGATCGCAGAAAATCCCAATTAAAAGATGAAAACTATGGCATCGTGAACCGTGAACACGAAACCTTTGGCTCTCCTTACCACTATTTAGAAATTCGGGCATCGGGGGAAGAGCACCAGAAACTCAGTGAGATTCGAGCTTTTCAACAGATTGAAAAGGAAAACACGGACGACCTAAAAAATGCTCCGATTTCAGATCTATTTACCTATTTTGATTGCACAGATTATATCGACTACCAGGGCAGCCTGATGCAGCCCCAACACCAGGGCGAACCCAGAGGAGTTGTCAGCTATGCGACCCGTAAACCAGCCCTCGACTTATGGGACTACATTAAGGTCGGCTTCGCCTACTTTTTTGGGGGGGAGCGGTCAATTAACGTTCACGGGGGCTTTTTTGATGGCATTTTCTCGCAAAAGCTCATATACAACCTGGCTTTTATGGGGTTTCAAAAAACGATTAAATCCCTGTCTGGACAGGAAGACTTCAAGGATACCCCGTTTGATGAATTACCCCTGGACGCCAAACACACGTTGCTGGATCAATGGTCGGAGCAGTGCCGTGAAAAGGGAATTCAAGTTGTCCTGGCACCCGTTCGCTATCGAAAAGATATCCTGGGGCAATAAAATCAGGATTTGATAACCTGAAACTTCACCACAGAGACACAGAGCTATTTCTCTAAATCTCTGTAGTATGATTCCAAATATTCTGCGCCTTAAGTCTTCTATAATCCAAAAATCACAAATCCAAAATCACAAATCCAAAGTGGTAAGCTTATTTCCCCAGGAGTTTTACCAGCCCGATACCACTAAAGTAAAGGGTGACGATCGCCCCCCCCAGCAAACTCTGGGTCAGCGGATCCGTAGAGGGCGTCAGCACCGCCCCAACGACGGCGGCACCCAAGAGCACCAGACGCCAGCCCGCCAGCATTTGCTTGGAGGAGACAATCCCCAGTAACCCCAGCAATGCCTGAATAATGGGCACCTGAAACGCCAGCCCTGTACTGAACATCAGCAACAGGACAAATTCAAAGTAGCGATCAATCGACCACAGTTGCTCAACCACATCTGCCCCGTAGGAGATGAAGAAGTTGAGAGCGGCTGGAATCAACGCCACGTAAGCAAAAAACAAGCCAGCCACAAACAGAAAACTGGAACCAAATACGATGGGTCCCAATAGCCGGCGTTCTTTGCGGGTCAGTCCCGGAAGCACAAACGCAATAATCTGGTACAGAATGACCGGGCTGGCAACCAGGATGCCACTATATGCCGCCACCTTCAGGGATACAAAGAAATATTCGCCGGGTGAAAGCTGAAGAAACTTCACCGGACCCGCCGGAACTTCCAGCAGTTGGACGATATGTTTAACAACCGTGAAACAGCCAACAATTCCAACCCCAACCGCAATCAGGGCATAGAAAATCCGCTGGCGCAGTTCTTCCAGGTGGTCAAACAGGGACATTTCCACATCATCGAGCAGGTCATCCTCGTCAACCACCGCCGATGAGGAAGTCACCACCCCATCATTCGCGGTCGAATCGGCTGAGTCAGCCCCCGACTCCTGTTCAGATTTAGCGTCTAGTTCTGGGGATGCGGTCATGAGCTGGGTAGTTGTGCGATCGACTGTTACCTATTGTATCGGGGGGAGCGGGGAGATTAATCATGCAAATCCCGCTCCCAGACAGCAACATAGATTCGGTCTTTGTCATTCCGCTGAATCACCCCCTTTAAATTCCCCCTGGAAAAGCTGTATTCATTGGCCTGCCGCTGATAGACCCGCTGTAGCTCATTGATCGCCTCACCCGGCGCACTGCCGCCCATCATGCCATTGAGGGCAACCTTCATCTGCATCAGGTCTACAGACTGGGCAAAGGAAGCTTCTGTCTGGCGCACCTTGCCGCTGGAGATGTCATAGATATAAGCCAGGGTGACGGCATTGGGAACCACTTCATACAGGGCCGTGCGGGTATTCCGCCAGAATCCCTTTCCTTCCTGGGTGGGTTCTCCCAGGGAGGCTTTGATCTCGTTCTCCGGAGTGCCCGTGGCAAACCCTCGAATGCGCGTGGCATCTGGAGTTGGGTCTGGCTCAGTGGGTTGGGGGGCTTCGGTGGGCGGTGTTTCTTCCACTACGGGGGGGCTGGGTTCAGGGGAAGGACTGACCGTGGGAGAAGGGCTGGGGCTGGGTTTGGGTTTGGGAGACTCGGCAATGGGGGGAGGGGAGGGAGAGGGAGAGGGAGACACGTCCTCTACGATCGCCGCTGGTGGTTGCATCGAGCGGAACCAGAAGGATGCCAGGGTCACGCCTGCCAGGGTCAGAACAGATAACCCCAACAGGATCGGGAGGGGATTGGTTCTCTCTGAACCTGGCCGGGCAATGGAAGCCATCGTTGGCGGATTCACCGTCGGGTCGAGATCTGGCTTGTTTTTCCAGGAGGCGGGTTGTTGGGGGGCAATGGGGAGCGTTGCAGCGGTGGAGGGTGGGGGAGGGCTGGGCGGGCGCGTGGTGGAGAGGGGGGTGCTGCGGGCAGTGGCACCATCCGGCAGGAGCGCCAGCCATTCATCGATACTGGCGGGGCGATGGCGGACTTCGATCGCCATTCCCCGAAGGATGGCCTGATTGACAGCGGGACTCAGTTCCGGTCGTAGCTGGCGCGGTTCCGGCATCGGCTGGCGATCGCGCAAGATAGAGGCCACAGGAACTTCAGCCGTCAACAGACTGTAAAGGGTGCCCGCCAGTCCATAGACATCCGTTGCTGGAGTGCGCTTCTCCTTGGCGATATATTGCTCAATTGGTGCATAGCCAGAGGAAATCAGGTTGGTGTGGGTCTGGGTTGAACCGGGGGTAAACTCGCGGGCAATCCCAAAGTCAATCAGCACAACCTGATCGGTACCCTGGCGCAGGATGATGTTCTGGGGTTTGATATCGCGGTGAAGCAAGCCATTCCGGTGAACCACCTTCAGGGCACTGGCAATCTGCCGGATGTAGTGAAGCGCCGTGGGCTCTGGCAGGGGATGATGGGGAAACACGACCTCCTCCAGGGTGGGACCGGGAATGTAGTCCATCACCATATAGGCCCGACCGTCTTCCAGGAAGAAGTCACTCACCCGCACAATATTGGGATGCACACACAAGGCCAGGCGACGGGCTTCATCCTGAAACTTGCGTTGATAATCTCCGTAGCTGGGGTCGTGCTGATAGGCTTCATTTGGGGTTTTAATCACCACCACCTGATCCAGCAGATGGTGGGTTGCCTTGAACGTAATCCCAAAGCCGCCCCGTCCCAATTCCTGATCCAGGGTGTACTTTCCACCCTGAAGCCTTGTACCAATTAATACACTCATCACAGATCTTGAATTTGGAGTTCAGTTTCCCAATGTCTCAACTCATAATTCATCAAGCATAATTCATCAAGCATAACTGACTCGTGCTTACCAACGAAGGGTTGGATTCCCGATTGAGCAGTTGACAGACATCATCAAAGTCTGCTAAGGCCGTCTCAATTATTCTGCTGTGCAAGCATCCAATTTGCCCTCACTCTGAATCCCTCTCCCAAAACTGGGAGAGGGACTTCAACCCTTTCTCACTCCCCTTCTCCCGGGTTTTGGAGAAGGGGTTGGGGGATGAGGGCTGAGTGGATCTTCCAAAAAAGGGGGCTTGAATATGAACTAGTGGGCTGTCAATTTTAATTTTGTGCGTTAATGATCTCGAGAACTTCTGCCGGGTAGGCAATGTGAAATGGGGCACTCACAATTTCAACGTTGACAAACCACCAGCGCATTGCGGCAGAAGTTTTTCACCAGAAAGGCACAAAAGGACACAACGTTTCTTGAAGCCTATCCGAAAGTCTGGAGTTGAGCTTTGTCCGTTGGGGCTTTTCGGATAGGTTTTTAGTGCGCCTGGTGTCTTGGTGGTTCAACCTGAAACTGGCGGGTTATTTTCGCCAACCCGCACTAGTAGTCTGTCAAATTAAATTTGACAGGTAACTGAATCCTGAAAGGCTGATTAGAGTTAAATTTTGAGGGTCTGCGACCCGTCAAAATTTTCCTGGCGGAACACTAGTGGTCTGTCAAATTAAATTTGACAGGTAACTGAATCCTGAAAGGCTGATTGAAGTTAAAT is from Leptothermofonsia sichuanensis E412 and encodes:
- a CDS encoding thiol-disulfide oxidoreductase DCC family protein, which translates into the protein MNPRSPEQTTPAPSAASSLPTWQIKLLYDGECPLCMREVNFLRKRDAGRGFVEFVDIAQDDYNPESNGGVDFETAMGRIHAVLPDGTVVKNVEVFRRVYEILGMGWIYAVTRVPVIGGMADWLYGIWADWRLRLTGRPDLATIAAARQQRLECTTEYTSEDNPEERCRLLKQDGARR
- a CDS encoding cryptochrome/photolyase family protein; this encodes MTVGVWVLGDQLWTGQSALQSCAGEPANTPVILIESLSHGQAMPYHLQKLVLVWSAMRHFAEELRQANWQVSYYPAAETFQAPLTEWVTQQGITELRVMAPSDRPFAQLIQALDLPCQVRLLPNNCFLWSREDFRAWAVSHKRLLMEDFYRESRRRFQVLMDGNQPLGGRWNFDQENRKPPKGGLKTPQALWFEPDAITQDIIDWIKRSDRFQRHRQYWQIEPFRWAVTRQQALQVLDFFIHTRLPGFGPYQDAMVTGEMTLWHSMISPYLNLSLLHPLEVVQAAGQAYLENQNDWNLSSVEGFIRQVMGWREYMHGVYHLTDEDYPQRNWFDHTHSLPEFFWTGETDMNCLYQILTQVKQTGYAHHIQRLMVLSNFALIAGLSPQAIESWFHAAFIDAYDWVMQTNVIGMGLFADGGVLASKPYAASANYINRMSDYCHQCRYSARDRTGDNACPFNFFYWDFLDRHREKLSSQGRMGFILKNLDKISPAERQAMGQQAAEWHSRALGVEG
- a CDS encoding DUF2811 domain-containing protein, which encodes MNTTVSILAEIPEELHMALTRYLETHPDWDQDRVFAAAVSLFLLQNGECERQAARVYLDSVFKQAV
- the hemJ gene encoding protoporphyrinogen oxidase HemJ; translation: MAYYWYKAFHIVGFVTWFAGLFYLVRLFVYHAEANDKPEPARSILKAQYELMEKRLYSIITTPGMLLTIAMAIGLISTQSELLKQPWLHVKIGLVVLLIGYHHYCKRIMKQLAAGECKITAQQFRWLNEAPTIFLVVIVMLAIFKNNLPTDLTSYVVVGMVVAFAASIQLYARKRRLDKERAEADDLASAAGS
- a CDS encoding alpha/beta hydrolase — translated: MDTIAASAPAPAITQFELYPIQTPQSKESASNSPSVLGYFVKSTAPINVDEESSLKPLSEDKGTAIEIQAIARYLVAAKNPEIITSIHGYGTQRSDAEARYQKIYDYAQTICSPDTTVFLGYLWPSEKPTGDPSIPGNTFQDKRKQAFQALPIFPSKIFRLALLLVLVAAPLMIVTASHNGLLGNGLLTLVVVGSSIAFATLLSLILLRLSAYFRDNYRATNFGVPDLVELFRQIDQAVIEADKTGEFNPGCGNPCKRKVKLTFIGHSMGGFVVTNAIRILSDVFDQLSIEKRPPSNIGRIFCLSRLILVAPDIPVEAIIPRRANFLRSALRRCEEAYVFTNEADLALRLASTAANYISFPSKKRSSGYRLGNVTVARFSGAGDRRKSQLKDENYGIVNREHETFGSPYHYLEIRASGEEHQKLSEIRAFQQIEKENTDDLKNAPISDLFTYFDCTDYIDYQGSLMQPQHQGEPRGVVSYATRKPALDLWDYIKVGFAYFFGGERSINVHGGFFDGIFSQKLIYNLAFMGFQKTIKSLSGQEDFKDTPFDELPLDAKHTLLDQWSEQCREKGIQVVLAPVRYRKDILGQ
- the tatC gene encoding twin-arginine translocase subunit TatC — its product is MTASPELDAKSEQESGADSADSTANDGVVTSSSAVVDEDDLLDDVEMSLFDHLEELRQRIFYALIAVGVGIVGCFTVVKHIVQLLEVPAGPVKFLQLSPGEYFFVSLKVAAYSGILVASPVILYQIIAFVLPGLTRKERRLLGPIVFGSSFLFVAGLFFAYVALIPAALNFFISYGADVVEQLWSIDRYFEFVLLLMFSTGLAFQVPIIQALLGLLGIVSSKQMLAGWRLVLLGAAVVGAVLTPSTDPLTQSLLGGAIVTLYFSGIGLVKLLGK
- a CDS encoding serine/threonine protein kinase; protein product: MSVLIGTRLQGGKYTLDQELGRGGFGITFKATHHLLDQVVVIKTPNEAYQHDPSYGDYQRKFQDEARRLALCVHPNIVRVSDFFLEDGRAYMVMDYIPGPTLEEVVFPHHPLPEPTALHYIRQIASALKVVHRNGLLHRDIKPQNIILRQGTDQVVLIDFGIAREFTPGSTQTHTNLISSGYAPIEQYIAKEKRTPATDVYGLAGTLYSLLTAEVPVASILRDRQPMPEPRQLRPELSPAVNQAILRGMAIEVRHRPASIDEWLALLPDGATARSTPLSTTRPPSPPPPSTAATLPIAPQQPASWKNKPDLDPTVNPPTMASIARPGSERTNPLPILLGLSVLTLAGVTLASFWFRSMQPPAAIVEDVSPSPSPSPPPIAESPKPKPSPSPSPTVSPSPEPSPPVVEETPPTEAPQPTEPDPTPDATRIRGFATGTPENEIKASLGEPTQEGKGFWRNTRTALYEVVPNAVTLAYIYDISSGKVRQTEASFAQSVDLMQMKVALNGMMGGSAPGEAINELQRVYQRQANEYSFSRGNLKGVIQRNDKDRIYVAVWERDLHD